In Colletotrichum destructivum chromosome 8, complete sequence, the following proteins share a genomic window:
- a CDS encoding Putative inositolphosphotransferase Aur1/Ipt1, protein MAPSLGVLRNVVEPAFIIFAFTVGALINRRRPDHDDDVDSCERGSEDSCSRPTSPLLKPGMRAESGEVSRIDNKLLVRFYRTFPFLAEIWYWNLTYWVYQLLRAVSARMIAGNEAVFARARDHAIAILNLERCLGLDVELGVQRSVLDNAPWLMPYLAKVYYSHISLGICFIIYCYTFLPPGTFQRIRRTIAMDNAVAFVVVTAYRCMPPRMLPAEYGFEDVLHGPSGGGNVWTQNRFQLTIAAMPSLHCGTALFLAWCICRFSPHRPLRLVAPLWPAAMLFTIVATANHFILDAVVGAMVPIIGWRFNRAILVLLPLQNWVLERLGLKAPEEEESPIYAPKEW, encoded by the exons ATGGCTCCATCGCTCGGTGTGTTGAGGAATGTTGTGGAACCAGCTT TCATCATCTTCGCCTTCACAGTCGGCGCCCTCATCAACCGCCGCAGGCCGGACCACGACGATGACGTAGACTCGTGCGAGCGTGGGTCGGAGGATTCCTGCTCGCGCCCCACCTCTCCGCTCCTTAAGCCGGGGATGCGGGCCGAGTCGGGCGAGGTGTCCCGCATCGACAACAAGCTCCTCGTGCGCTTCTATCGcacctttcccttcctcgccgagatTTGGTACTGGAACCTGACGTACTG GGTATACCAGCTCCTCCGCGCCGTCTCGGCCCGCATGATCGCCGGAaacgaggccgtcttcgccagGGCACGGGAccacgccatcgccatcctgAACCTCGAGCGAtgccttggcctcgacgtcgagctcggcgtgcAGCGctccgtcctcgacaacgCGCCCTGGCTGATGCCCTACCTCGCCAAGGTCTACTACTCCCACATCAGCCTGGGCATCTGCTTCATCATCTACTGCTACACCTTCCTGCCGCCGGGCACCTTCCAGCGCATCCGCCGCACCATCGCCATGGacaacgccgtcgccttcgtcgtcgtgaCGGCCTACCGCTGCATGCCGCCGCGCATGCTGCCGGCCGAGTACGGCTTCGAGGACGTGCTCCACGGGCccagtggcggcggcaacgtctggaCCCAGAACCGCTTCCAGCTgaccatcgccgccatgccGAGCCTGCACTGCGGCACCGCCCTCTTCCTGGCCTGGTGCATCTGCCGCTTCTCGCCCCATCGCCCGctccgcctcgtcgcgcCGCTGTGGCCCGCCGCCATGCtcttcaccatcgtcgccaccgcGAACCACttcatcctcgacgccgtggtCGGCGCCATGGTCCCCATTATCGGCTGGAGGTTCAAtcgcgccatcctcgtcctgctgccgctgcagAACTGGGTGCTGGAGAGGCTGGGTCTCAAggcgccggaggaggaggagagccCGATATACGCGCCCAAAGAGTGGTGA
- a CDS encoding Putative fructose-1,6-bisphosphatase class 1, fructose-1-6-bisphosphatase class I codes for MSASPALEQHLRSVIPQADRSSLREDVIPKILGAIAGIASTLHTSQHVSLAGTANAFGDDQLNVDVLSENVMREAIARCPSIVTASSEEDPVEKPARPSGEAAAGTLSRPPPATTSEEYTVAFDPLDGSSIIAPNWTVGTIVGIWDGRTAVGQLPAEKQIAAIMGVIGPRITAVVALRIPGTSNGTGTGADADPVCFEIGFGPNGVADCEIIRASVRFADAPFKTRYFAPANLRHAADDERYGALIARFIREKYTLRYCGGLVPDIVHALVKGHGVYVSPVSPGTLPKLRFLYELYPIALIVECAGGKAIDPADGRPLLDKASVDCDGRAGLICGTAEEVDIVRRALLE; via the coding sequence ATGTCGGCGTCACCAGCCCTCGAACAGCACCTGAGAAGCGTCATCCCCCAGGCCGACCGCTCGTCGCTCCGCGAGGATGTGATCCCCAAgatcctcggcgccatcgccggcatcgccagcACGCTGCACACCTCCCAGCACGTCTCGCTGGCCGGGACCGCCAACGCCTTCGGAGACGACCAGCTCAACGTCGACGTGCTGTCCGAGAACGTCATGCGGGAGGCCATCGCGCGGTGCCCGTCCATCGTCACGGCCAGCAGCGAGGAGGACCCCGTCGAGAagccggcgaggccaagcggcgaggcggcggccggcacCCTTTCCCGCCCTCCCCCTGCAACCACGTCGGAAGAGTACACCGTCGCCTTCGACCCCCTCGACGGCAGCTCCATCATCGCGCCCAACTGGACCGTcggcaccatcgtcggcatctGGGACGGCCGGACGGCGGTGGGCCAGCTCCCCGCCGAGAAGCAGATCGCCGCCATTATGGGCGTCATCGGGCCGCGGATCACGGCCGTCGTGGCCCTGCGGATCCCCGGCACTAGcaacggcaccggcaccggcgctgACGCGGACCCGGTGTGTTTCGAGATCGGCTTCGGCCCcaacggcgtcgccgactGCGAGATTATCCGCGCCTCCGTCCGGTTCGCCGACGCGCCCTTCAAGACGCGCTACTTCGCGCCCGCCAACCTGCGCCacgcggccgacgacgagcggtACGGCGCCCTCATCGCCCGCTTCATCCGGGAGAAGTACACGCTGCGCTActgcggcggcctcgtcccgGACATCGTGCACGCGCTCGTCAAGGGCCACGGCGTCTAcgtctcgcccgtctcgcccgGCACCCTCCCCAAGCTCAGGTTCCTGTACGAGCTGTACCCCATCGCCCTGATTGTGGAGTGCGCGGGgggcaaggccatcgacccggccgacgGCAGGCCTCTCCTGGACAAGGCGTCAGTTGACTGCGACGGGAGGGCCGGCTTGATCTGCGggacggcggaggaggtcgacATTGTGAGGAGGGCTTTGCTGGAGTGA
- a CDS encoding Putative protein kinase yields MPEYNPAHFYPVRLGEVFNDRFQAAAKLGYGSSSTIWLTRDLQDHQYVALKIYIYNSAQHRELPFYQHLDKFLPSLHPGAKNVRKLLSSFEVPGPHDKHVVLALQVSQMSIRDMDTVFMDGAGFPEGFVKGAVKELLEALDFLHTVVQSVHTDVHPGDLLLGANDDAFFQKLEENEQSSPVPRKQLEDRTIYLSRLMKPKARPLLLMPEAWVESEPSRSQKRCEKDTESSSNTECLVVWQLEDTILLSSRGPNKTLAPDD; encoded by the exons ATGCCCGAGTACAACCCTGCACATTTCTATCCCGTTCGGCTCGGCGAGGTCTTCAACGATCGCTTCCAGGCTGCGGCGAAGCTTGGCTAtggctcctcctccaccatctGGCTCACCCGTGACCTCCA AGATCACCAATATGTGGCCCTCAAGATCTACATCTACAACTCGGCTCAGCACCGCGAGTTGCCATTCTACCAGCACTTGGACAAGTTTCTTCCGAGCTTGCACCCTGGCGCTAAAAACGTCAGAAAGCTGCTCTCCTCTTTTGAAGTCCCTGGCCCCCATGACAAACATGTCGTCCTTGCTCTTCAGGTTTCTCAGATGAGTATCCGTGATATGGATACGGTTTTCATGGACGGCGCCGGATTCCCCGAGGGATTCGTCAAGGGGGCCGTCaaggagcttctcgaggcGCTCGATTTTCTACACACAGTGGTCCAGTCCGTACATACTG ATGTCCATCCCGGCGATCTCCTACTCGGGGCAAACGACGACGCCTTCTTCCAGAAACTGGAAGAAAATGAGCAGTCGAGCCCTGTCCCTCGCAAGCAGCTTGAGGACCGGACCATCTATCTGTCCCGCCTGATGAAGCCCAAGGCCAGGCCACTGCTCCTCATGCCGGAAGCTTGGGTCGAGTCTGAACCATCCCGGTCTCAAAAGAGGTGTGAGAAAGATACAGAATCTTCCTCCAACACAGAGTGTCTAGTTGTTTGGCAACTGGAGGATACCATACTGTTAAGCAGCCGAGGCCCTAACAAGACCCTCGCTCCTGATGATTGA